A window of the Arachis duranensis cultivar V14167 chromosome 5, aradu.V14167.gnm2.J7QH, whole genome shotgun sequence genome harbors these coding sequences:
- the LOC107487455 gene encoding protein MID1-COMPLEMENTING ACTIVITY 1, which yields MASPWDHMGEIANVAQLTGLDAVRLIGLIVKAASTARMHKKNCRQFAQHLKLIGNLLEQLKISELKRYPETREPLEQLEDALRRSYILVNSCQDRSYLYLLAMGWNIVYQFRKAQNEIDRYLRLVPLITLVDNARVRERLEVIEKDQREYTLDVEDEKVQTVILKPDPDKDDAAMLKKTLSCSYPNCSFTEALKKENEKLRLELQRSQANLDMNQCQVIQRLLDVTEIAAHTLPEKTDKVHKKEEYNYNDVDNDNDHSSSEKYQVKSDPLSTSRSAVCQKDLLSNGGSYQHQDWHTDLLGCCSEPSLCMKTFFYPCGTFSKIATVAKGRPISSGDACSELMAYSLVLSCCCYTCCVRRKLRKMLNITGGFIDDFLSHLMCCCCALVQEWREVEIRGVSDREKTKTSPPPSQYMES from the exons ATGGCGTCTCCTTGGGATCATATGGGGGAAATTGCAAATGTGGCTCAGTTAACTGGTCTAGATGCAGTGCGTTTGATTGGGTTGATTGTGAAAGCGGCGAGCACGGCGAGGATGCATAAGAAAAACTGCAGGCAATTTGCACAGCATCTCAAGTTGATTGGGAACTTGTTGGAGCAGCTGAAGATCTCGGAGCTGAAGAGGTACCCTGAGACAAGGGAGCCATTGGAGCAGCTTGAGGATGCTCTCAGAAGGTCATATATATTGGTGAATAGTTGTCAGGACAGGAGCTACCTCTACTTGCTGGCCATGGGATGGAACATTGTTTATCAGTTCAGGAAGGCACAAAACGAGATTGACAGATACTTGCGGCTCGTtccgctcatcactcttgtTGACAATGCTCGAGTCAGG GAGAGACTTGAAGTTATTGAAAAGGATCAACGTGAGTACACACTGGATGTTGAGGATGAAAAGGTGCAGACAGTTATTTTAAAACCAGATCCTGACAAAGATGATGCTGCAATGCTGAAGAAAACACTTTCTTGTTCATATCCCAACTGTTCATTCACCGAAGcacttaaaaaagaaaatgaaaagcttAGACTAGAGCTACAACGTTCACAAGCAAATCTTGATATGAATCAATGTCAAGTCATTCAACGGTTGTTAGATGTCACAGAAATTGCAGCTCATACTCTTCCAGAGAAGACTGACAAGGTTCATAAGAAGGAGGAATACAACTATAATGATGTAGATAATGACAACGACCATTCATCTAGTGAAAAATACCAAGTTAAAAGTGACCCACTTTCCACATCAAG ATCAGCAGTTTGCCAAAAGGATCTGCTGTCAAATGGAGGTTCATATCAGCATCAAGACTGGCATACTGATTTACTTGGCTGTTGTTCTGAACCTTCTCTTT GTATGAAGACATTTTTCTATCCTTGTGGAACATTTTCAAAGATTGCCACTGTTGCAAAAGGCAGGCCCATAT CTTCTGGAGATGCATGTAGTGAATTGATGGCATATTCATTGGTTTTGTCTTGCTGTTGTTATACCTGCTGCGTAAGGAGGAAGCTTCGGAAGATGTTGAACATCACC GGAGGCTTTATTGATGATTTTCTATCTCATTTGATGTGTTGCTGCTGTGCCCTTGTGCAAGAATGGAGAGAAGTGGAGATCCGCGGAGTTAGTG